A genome region from Panicum virgatum strain AP13 chromosome 4K, P.virgatum_v5, whole genome shotgun sequence includes the following:
- the LOC120703962 gene encoding AT-hook motif nuclear-localized protein 27-like: MASSKWWEQAAALDFPPPQHQHQHQAVAMAPALTTAPAPAATGAAAGASPEGKQQQQQPGAIVPLRRPRGRPLGSKNKPKPPVIITRDSPDALHSHVLEVAPGADVSACVAEYARRRGRGVCVLGASGAVGDVAVRGAAAPLRGRFELLSVTGTVLPPPAPPEASGLAVLLSAGQGQVVGGCVVGPLVAAGPVTIFAATFANAVYERLPLPDAPDVDVKPDLSTATSAGQEVQPHQLPLATSQQQPPPMGAGYADHRSPPYPWGGGV, from the coding sequence ATGGCCAGCAGCAAGTGgtgggagcaggcggcggcactggacttcccgccgccgcagcaccagcaccagcaccaggcggtggccatggcgccggcgctGACCACGGCGCCGGCTCCCGCGGCGAcgggcgcggcggcaggcgcctcgccggagggcaagcagcagcagcagcagccgggcgCCATCGTGCCGCTGCGGAGGCCGCGGGGCCGGCCGCTGGGGTCCAAGAACAAGCCCAAGCCGCCGGTGATCATCACGCGCGACAGCCCCGACGCGCTCCACTCGCACGTCCTCGAGGTGGCGCCGGGCGCCGACGTCTCCGCCTGCGTCGCCGAGTacgcgcgccgccggggccgcggcGTCTGTGTCCTCGGCGCGTCGGGCGCCGTCGGGGACGTCGCCgtgcgcggcgccgcggcgccgctccGCGGCCGCTTCGAGCTCCTCTCCGTCACCGGGACCGTGCTcccgcccccggcgccgcccgAGGCGTCGGGGCTCGCCGTGCTGCTCTCCGCCGGCCAGGGCCAGGTCGTCGGCGGCTGCGTCGTGGGgcccctcgtcgccgccggtccCGTCACCATCTTCGCCGCCACCTTCGCCAACGCCGTCTACGAGCGCCTCCCGCTCCCCGACGCCCCCGACGTCGACGTCAAGCCCGACCTCTCCACCGCCACCTCGGCGGGGCAAGAAGTACAGCCGCATCAACTGCCATTGGCGACCTCCCAGCAGCAACCTCCGCCCATGGGCGCCGGCTACGCCGACCACCGTTCGCCGCCGTACCCGTGGGGAGGCGGCGTATGA
- the LOC120703960 gene encoding cinnamoyl-CoA reductase 1-like isoform X2: MEAAGKSVCVTGAGGFIASWLVKLLLSRGHYAVRGTVRDPGASKNAHLKALDDAGERLQLLKADLLDYNNVASAVSGCEGVFHVASPVPSGRSFNPEVEVIGPAVTGTANVLKACYEAKVGRVVVVSSIAAVSNNPNWPKGKAFDEDSWSDEEYCRKNEDWYNLSKTLAEREAFAYAEKTGLDVVAICPSLVLGPLMQSTINASSKILLNYFKGDRDTVENRLRNIVDVRDVTDALLLAYEKPEASGRYICSSHPIKVSDMISILKNLYPTYPYPKNFVEVEENFVYNSEKLQKLGWTFRPIDETLRDCVESYKAFGFLN, translated from the exons ATGGAGGCGGCGGGGAAGAGCGTGTGCGTGACCGGCGCGGGCGGCTTCATCGCGTCGTGGCTCGTGAAGCTCCTCCTCTCCCGGGGCCACTACGCGGTGCGCGGCACCGTGCGCGACCCAG gtGCTAGCAAGAATGCTCATCTCAAGGCATTGGATGATGCTGGGGAAAGGTTGCAGCTTCTCAAAGCTGATTTGCTGGACTACAACAACGTTGCATCAGCGGTTTCTGGCTGTGAGGGTGTCTTCCATGTAGCTAGCCCTGTTCCCTCTGGTCGATCCTTCAACCCTGAG GTGGAGGTCATAGGTCCTGCTGTCACAGGTACTGCCAATGTGTTAAAGGCTTGCTATGAGGCAAAAGTTGGTCGAGTTGTGGTGGTGTCTTCTATTGCAGCTGTGTCCAATAATCCTAACTGGCCCAAGGGCAAGGCTTTTGATGAAGACAGCTGGTCAGATGAGGAGTACTGCAGGAAGAATGAG GATTGGTACAACCTTTCCAAAACTCTGGCAGAACGTGAGGCCTTTGCTTATGCAGAAAAAACGGGGCTGGATGTTGTAGCTATTTGCCCGTCATTGGTACTTGGACCCTTGATGCAATCTACAATAAATGCAAGCAGCAAAATCCTCCTTAATTATTTCAAAG GGGATCGTGACACCGTTGAAAATAGGCTCAGAAATATTGTGGATGTTCGCGACGTTACTGATGCTCTTCTTCTGGCATATGAAAAACCAGAGGCATCTGGACGATACATCTGCAGTTCACATCCAATAAAAGTTTCTGACATGATAAGCATATTGAAGAACTTATATCCAACTTACCCTTATCCCAAGAA CTTTGTGGAAGTGGAAGAAAATTTTGTATACAATTCGGAGAAACTTCAGAAGCTAGGATGGACCTTCAGGCCTATAGACGAAACCCTCCGTGACTGTGTTGAATCCTACAAAGCATTTGGCTTCCTGAATTGA
- the LOC120703960 gene encoding cinnamoyl-CoA reductase 1-like isoform X3 — protein sequence MEAAGKSVCVTGAGGFIASWLVKLLLSRGHYAVRGTVRDPGASKNAHLKALEGAGERLQLFKADLLEYNSVVSAVAGCEGVFHVASPVPSGRSSNPEDWYYLSKTLAEREAFAHAAKTGLDVVTICPSLVWGPLMQPTVNSSSKILLNYFRGDHDTVENRLRNIVDVRDVADALLLVYKKSEASGRYICSSPPIKVSDMINILKNLYPTYPYPKNFVEAQENSVFSFEKLQKLGWTFRPIEETLRDSVESYKAFGLLN from the exons ATGGAGGCGGCGGGGAAGAGCGTGTGCGTGACCGGCGCGGGCGGCTTCATCGCGTCGTGGCTCGTGAAGCTCCTCCTCTCCCGGGGCCACTACGCGGTGCGCGGCACCGTGCGCGACCCAG GTGCTAGCAAGAATGCTCATCTCAAGGCGCTGGAAGGTGCTGGAGAAAGGCTGCAGCTTTTCAAAGCTGATTTATTGGAATACAACAGCGTTGTATCAGCAGTTGCCGGCTGTGAGGGCGTCTTCCATGTAGCTAGCCCTGTCCCCTCTGGTCGGTCCTCCAATCCTGAG GATTGGTATTACCTTTCCAAAACTCTGGCAGAACGTGAGGCTTTTGCTCATGCAGCAAAAACAGGTTTGGATGTTGTAACTATTTGCCCGTCTTTGGTATGGGGACCCTTGATGCAGCCTACAGTAAATTCGAGCAGTAAAATCCTCCTTAATTATTTTAGAG GAGATCATGACACCGTTGAAAATAGACTCAGAAATATTGTGGATGTTCGTGATGTTGCTGATGCTCTTCTTCTGGTATACAAAAAATCAGAGGCATCTGGACGATACATCTGCAGTTCACCTCCGATAAAAGTTTCTGATATGATAAACATATTGAAGAACTTGTATCCAACTTACCCTTATCCCAAAAA CTTCGTGGAAGCACAAGAGAACTCAGTTTTTAGTTTCGAGAAACTCCAGAAACTAGGATGGACCTTCAGGCCTATAGAGGAAACCCTCCGTGACAGCGTCGAATCCTACAAAGCATTTGGCCTTCTGAACTGA
- the LOC120703960 gene encoding cinnamoyl-CoA reductase 1-like isoform X1, with protein MEAAGKSVCVTGAGGFIASWLVKLLLSRGHYAVRGTVRDPGASKNAHLKALEGAGERLQLFKADLLEYNSVVSAVAGCEGVFHVASPVPSGRSSNPEVEVIGPAVTGTTNVLKACYEAKVRRVVVVSSIAAVFSNPNWPKGKPFNEDCWSDEEHCRKNEDWYYLSKTLAEREAFAHAAKTGLDVVTICPSLVWGPLMQPTVNSSSKILLNYFRGDHDTVENRLRNIVDVRDVADALLLVYKKSEASGRYICSSPPIKVSDMINILKNLYPTYPYPKNFVEAQENSVFSFEKLQKLGWTFRPIEETLRDSVESYKAFGLLN; from the exons ATGGAGGCGGCGGGGAAGAGCGTGTGCGTGACCGGCGCGGGCGGCTTCATCGCGTCGTGGCTCGTGAAGCTCCTCCTCTCCCGGGGCCACTACGCGGTGCGCGGCACCGTGCGCGACCCAG GTGCTAGCAAGAATGCTCATCTCAAGGCGCTGGAAGGTGCTGGAGAAAGGCTGCAGCTTTTCAAAGCTGATTTATTGGAATACAACAGCGTTGTATCAGCAGTTGCCGGCTGTGAGGGCGTCTTCCATGTAGCTAGCCCTGTCCCCTCTGGTCGGTCCTCCAATCCTGAG GTAGAGGTCATAGGTCCTGCTGTAACAGGCACTACCAATGTGTTAAAGGCTTGCTATGAGGCAAAAGTTAGGCGAGTTGTGGTGGTGTCATCAATTGCAGCTGTGTTTAGTAATCCTAACTGGCCTAAGGGTAAGCCCTTCAACGAAGATTGCTGGTCAGATGAGGAGCACTGCAGGAAGAATGAG GATTGGTATTACCTTTCCAAAACTCTGGCAGAACGTGAGGCTTTTGCTCATGCAGCAAAAACAGGTTTGGATGTTGTAACTATTTGCCCGTCTTTGGTATGGGGACCCTTGATGCAGCCTACAGTAAATTCGAGCAGTAAAATCCTCCTTAATTATTTTAGAG GAGATCATGACACCGTTGAAAATAGACTCAGAAATATTGTGGATGTTCGTGATGTTGCTGATGCTCTTCTTCTGGTATACAAAAAATCAGAGGCATCTGGACGATACATCTGCAGTTCACCTCCGATAAAAGTTTCTGATATGATAAACATATTGAAGAACTTGTATCCAACTTACCCTTATCCCAAAAA CTTCGTGGAAGCACAAGAGAACTCAGTTTTTAGTTTCGAGAAACTCCAGAAACTAGGATGGACCTTCAGGCCTATAGAGGAAACCCTCCGTGACAGCGTCGAATCCTACAAAGCATTTGGCCTTCTGAACTGA